Proteins from one Methanococcus maripaludis C5 genomic window:
- a CDS encoding tRNA (adenine-N1)-methyltransferase, translating to MVNKKLIIDNRGKKYLLNKDLDNFGNDLGVVDLVGKEEGSILITNKGGDFYLVTPTIHDIIKKMKRSVTTLLPKDIGLIIAECGIENGETVVEAGTGSAALTIYLANAVGKEGKIITYEKRPEFAKIARKNLEIVGAVRKNQKIIGIDDEDEEEMEIVENGLYNVTQKIGDITEKIEDENIDVLVLDMPDPWNVVEHAKKSLNKAKGRIAIYVPYVEQAKKGVEALKEHGFLDIRTVECIVRDIEISEKGVRPSTRMIGHTGYITTARVCPEEVVEYVPKIKKEKQESEE from the coding sequence ATGGTTAACAAAAAACTGATTATAGATAATCGTGGGAAAAAGTACCTTTTAAATAAAGACCTTGATAACTTCGGAAACGATCTTGGTGTTGTTGATTTGGTTGGAAAAGAAGAAGGATCAATTTTAATTACGAATAAAGGCGGAGACTTTTATTTAGTAACTCCAACCATTCATGATATTATTAAAAAGATGAAAAGAAGTGTTACAACGCTCCTTCCTAAAGATATCGGGTTAATTATTGCTGAATGCGGTATTGAAAATGGCGAAACCGTTGTTGAAGCAGGTACGGGTTCTGCAGCACTTACTATCTATTTAGCAAATGCTGTTGGAAAAGAAGGAAAAATAATAACTTATGAAAAAAGACCTGAATTTGCAAAAATTGCGAGAAAAAATCTTGAAATAGTTGGAGCCGTTAGAAAAAACCAAAAGATCATTGGAATTGACGACGAAGACGAAGAAGAAATGGAAATTGTAGAAAATGGACTTTATAACGTTACCCAAAAAATCGGCGATATTACTGAAAAAATTGAAGATGAAAATATCGATGTTTTAGTTTTAGACATGCCTGATCCTTGGAATGTTGTAGAACATGCTAAAAAATCACTCAATAAGGCAAAGGGAAGAATTGCAATATATGTGCCTTACGTAGAACAGGCTAAAAAAGGTGTTGAAGCTTTAAAAGAACACGGATTTTTAGATATCAGAACTGTTGAATGTATTGTAAGAGACATTGAAATTTCAGAAAAGGGTGTAAGACCTTCAACCAGAATGATCGGACATACAGGATACATTACAACTGCAAGAGTCTGCCCTGAAGAAGTGGTAGAATACGTTCCAAAAATTAAAAAAGAGAAACAAGAATCTGAAGAATAA
- the frhD gene encoding coenzyme F420-reducing hydrogenase, FrhD protein: MEYKLTPSYLLKENMVLACGNILFADDGFSVHVIEKLQELLTEEEKENIALVDAGAGAPQQVLTLIDSEAKTKKIIVVDIIDYGLEPGEIKILTMDDLPKPEHTKVDSHDWPLSTTMYRVFRDAPHEIDFKVVGCQKKYVSEPDVVIELSEEVQNAVDVAVDIVLSELRGKPIN; encoded by the coding sequence ATGGAATATAAACTAACCCCTTCTTACCTGTTAAAGGAAAATATGGTTCTTGCATGCGGAAATATCCTATTTGCAGACGATGGATTCAGTGTCCATGTAATCGAAAAATTACAGGAATTATTGACTGAAGAAGAAAAAGAAAATATTGCACTGGTAGATGCCGGAGCAGGTGCTCCTCAACAGGTGCTCACTTTAATCGACAGTGAAGCTAAGACTAAGAAAATCATAGTCGTAGATATTATCGATTACGGACTAGAACCGGGAGAAATTAAGATACTTACTATGGATGACCTTCCAAAACCAGAACATACAAAAGTTGACAGTCATGACTGGCCACTCTCAACTACCATGTACAGGGTATTTAGAGATGCACCTCATGAAATAGACTTTAAAGTTGTTGGTTGTCAGAAAAAGTACGTTTCAGAACCTGATGTAGTAATTGAACTGTCAGAAGAAGTCCAAAATGCAGTAGATGTAGCCGTAGACATAGTACTTTCCGAATTAAGGGGAAAACCAATCAACTAA
- a CDS encoding amidohydrolase family protein: protein MVYLNSNFLYGDDFEPKKGILVIEDGIIKGFTSEHHSNVLNYKGLVIPPLINSHTHIGDNSIKDIGIGKSLDELVKPPNGIKHKFLNSCSEKELVHGMSEGLYDLENNGIKAFCDFRENGINGINLLKSAFEDSDVSIKPIILGRPTERDENLLKHEIAIILDNCDGLGLSGSNEYSDQELKFICKLVNKKILSIHANEHKGSVQYSKEKYGISEIERLINLNIKPDFIIHATHSSSDDLSLLSENKIPVVVCPRANAAFNVGIPAISKMLEYDLKLGIGTDNFMANSPSIFKEMDFIYKTYHVDPKEILKMATINGAEIIGLQNTGLIKEGYNPIFTFIKNGNILKTSKNIVASVVTRLENGDVDSKFLVC from the coding sequence ATGGTTTATTTAAATTCTAATTTTTTATATGGTGACGATTTCGAACCAAAAAAAGGAATTCTGGTTATCGAAGATGGAATAATAAAAGGTTTTACGAGCGAACACCATTCAAATGTTTTAAATTACAAGGGGTTAGTCATTCCTCCCCTAATTAATTCCCATACCCATATTGGGGACAATAGTATTAAAGATATCGGTATTGGAAAGTCACTAGATGAACTTGTAAAACCGCCAAACGGTATTAAACACAAGTTTTTAAATAGTTGTAGCGAGAAAGAGTTGGTGCATGGGATGTCAGAAGGGCTTTATGATCTGGAAAATAATGGCATTAAGGCTTTTTGTGACTTTCGTGAAAATGGAATTAATGGAATAAATTTACTTAAATCAGCATTTGAAGATTCAGATGTATCTATTAAACCCATAATTCTTGGAAGGCCCACTGAAAGGGATGAAAACCTTTTAAAACATGAAATAGCCATTATCTTGGATAATTGTGATGGTTTAGGATTAAGCGGTTCAAATGAGTATTCGGACCAAGAACTTAAGTTTATTTGCAAATTAGTAAACAAAAAAATACTTTCGATTCATGCAAATGAGCATAAGGGCTCAGTCCAGTATTCAAAAGAAAAATATGGAATTTCCGAAATTGAAAGATTGATAAATCTAAACATAAAACCAGATTTCATTATCCATGCAACACATTCAAGTTCTGACGATCTATCCCTGTTAAGTGAAAATAAAATACCCGTTGTAGTATGCCCAAGAGCAAATGCCGCGTTTAATGTTGGAATTCCAGCTATTTCCAAAATGTTGGAATACGATTTAAAACTTGGAATTGGAACAGATAACTTTATGGCAAATTCTCCGTCAATATTTAAGGAAATGGACTTTATCTACAAAACTTACCACGTAGATCCAAAAGAAATTCTTAAAATGGCGACTATAAACGGTGCTGAAATAATTGGACTTCAAAATACTGGATTGATAAAAGAAGGATATAATCCAATATTTACATTTATAAAAAATGGAAACATTTTAAAAACTTCTAAAAACATTGTTGCATCAGTTGTAACTCGATTGGAAAATGGAGACGTTGATTCAAAGTTTTTAGTTTGTTAA
- a CDS encoding formate--phosphoribosylaminoimidazolecarboxamide ligase: MIPKEEIMGIFEKYNKDEVTIVTVGSHTSLHILKGAKLEGFSTAVITTKDRAIPYKRFGVADKFIYVDQFSDISKEEIQQQLRDMNAIIVPHGSFIAYCGLDNVEDSFKVPMFGNRAILRWEAERDLEGQLLGESGLRIPKKYGGPDDIDGPVMVKFPGARGGRGYFPCSTVEEFWRKIAEFKAKGILTEDDVKKAHIEEYVVGANYCIHYFYSPLKDQVELMGIDRRYESSIDGLVRVPAKDQLELNVDPSYVITGNFPVVIRESLLPQVFDIGDKLSAKSKELVKPGMLGPFCLQSLCNDNLELVVFEMSARVDGGTNTFMNGSPYSCLYTGEPLSMGQRIAKEIKLALELGMIDKVLS, encoded by the coding sequence ATGATTCCAAAAGAAGAAATAATGGGGATTTTTGAAAAGTACAACAAGGACGAAGTGACTATCGTTACGGTGGGAAGTCACACGTCATTACACATCTTAAAAGGTGCGAAATTAGAGGGCTTTTCAACTGCAGTTATAACAACAAAAGATAGGGCTATTCCGTACAAAAGATTTGGGGTTGCGGATAAATTTATCTATGTTGACCAATTTTCAGATATTTCAAAAGAAGAAATTCAACAGCAATTAAGGGATATGAATGCAATTATTGTTCCACACGGTTCATTCATTGCTTATTGTGGTTTAGATAATGTGGAAGATTCATTCAAAGTTCCAATGTTTGGAAACAGAGCTATTTTAAGATGGGAAGCTGAAAGAGATCTCGAAGGACAGCTTTTGGGCGAAAGCGGTCTTAGAATCCCTAAAAAATACGGTGGACCTGACGATATAGATGGACCTGTAATGGTTAAATTCCCTGGAGCAAGGGGGGGCAGAGGATACTTCCCATGTTCAACAGTGGAAGAATTCTGGAGAAAAATAGCTGAATTCAAAGCTAAAGGTATTCTTACAGAAGACGACGTTAAAAAAGCACACATCGAAGAATACGTTGTTGGTGCAAACTACTGTATCCACTACTTCTACTCGCCTTTAAAAGATCAGGTAGAATTAATGGGAATCGATAGAAGATATGAGAGCAGTATTGACGGACTTGTCAGAGTTCCTGCAAAAGACCAGCTTGAGTTAAACGTCGATCCATCATACGTTATCACTGGAAACTTCCCTGTTGTAATTAGGGAAAGTCTCTTACCTCAGGTATTTGATATTGGTGACAAATTATCAGCAAAATCAAAAGAACTCGTAAAACCAGGAATGCTTGGACCATTCTGTTTACAGTCATTGTGCAATGACAACCTGGAACTCGTTGTATTTGAAATGAGTGCAAGGGTTGACGGTGGAACAAACACGTTTATGAATGGAAGTCCTTACTCCTGCCTTTACACTGGCGAACCATTAAGCATGGGTCAGAGAATTGCAAAAGAAATAAAATTAGCACTTGAATTAGGTATGATTGACAAAGTCTTATCCTAA
- a CDS encoding thymidylate synthase produces MLALKKKSVKAAFEALIPKIMEEGTEMVSEDGQKCKELMNTIIEITDPSDKSISEKYPLGERAVESYTEQLLHGSAATFVYDYHERIFEYPSDKKELKNDQIDYIVNKLKEQINSRRAIAITWNPYIDQTVKDVPCLQIVQFLIRDNKLYQTVLFRSNDAFLAFHANAIGLIALGEMVAEKLEIELAKYTHHSVSMHVYSERDIDALKKF; encoded by the coding sequence ATGCTCGCACTAAAGAAAAAATCTGTTAAAGCTGCATTTGAAGCACTTATCCCAAAAATCATGGAAGAAGGAACTGAAATGGTTAGCGAAGATGGGCAGAAGTGTAAGGAACTAATGAATACAATAATTGAAATTACCGATCCATCCGATAAATCAATCTCTGAAAAATATCCACTTGGTGAAAGAGCTGTTGAATCTTACACTGAACAGTTATTGCATGGATCGGCAGCAACGTTTGTTTACGATTACCATGAAAGGATATTTGAATATCCAAGCGATAAAAAGGAATTAAAAAATGACCAGATTGATTATATCGTAAATAAATTAAAAGAACAGATTAATTCAAGGCGAGCAATTGCAATTACCTGGAATCCCTACATTGATCAAACTGTAAAAGATGTTCCATGTTTGCAGATTGTACAGTTTTTGATAAGGGATAATAAATTGTATCAAACAGTACTTTTTAGATCAAACGACGCATTTTTGGCATTTCACGCAAATGCAATAGGGTTAATTGCTCTTGGTGAAATGGTTGCCGAAAAATTGGAAATTGAACTTGCAAAATACACGCACCATTCAGTATCTATGCACGTTTATTCTGAACGGGATATTGATGCTTTAAAAAAGTTTTAA
- the frhA gene encoding coenzyme F420 hydrogenase subunit alpha has protein sequence MAEPVTISPTTRHEGHAKLVLNVDDEGIVTKAFYPNTTPVRGFETMLQGKPAAFGPIAVMRICGICQATHGIASCEAIEHAIDMEIPKDGMILRELVGLGNRMHSHPLHHLLIVDDLLKPEEAGTLRVEGIKLIQRMRKAGQMLVDVAGGEGIHPPNLMVGGMRTNITERAKAKLYYACREYEKDCNAMLEVLEMLMERYLEEIGIPDLGKHDLPYIASDTTFGNRDAINFKDITEVTAQRYYADFPDIAQTATNQIPFYRGNPAEGGPRARMIKYGNFKSAGGAMDINLARAMENFEAVKRSLELIDELNINGTTREIPNFSNAKEEYGIGVHEAPRAINTHMAKMGKDGKIEKYNIIAASTWNFPAVEKAIEGYHHQYAEVIMRAYDIUASCATHVIVKDEQTKNVVEIREF, from the coding sequence GTGGCAGAACCTGTAACTATCAGCCCTACAACTAGACATGAAGGGCATGCTAAGCTAGTTTTGAACGTAGATGATGAAGGGATTGTAACTAAGGCATTTTATCCAAATACGACCCCTGTAAGAGGTTTCGAAACAATGTTGCAAGGAAAACCTGCAGCATTCGGCCCTATTGCAGTTATGAGAATTTGTGGTATATGTCAGGCAACCCACGGTATTGCTTCATGTGAGGCAATCGAACACGCTATTGACATGGAAATACCAAAAGACGGTATGATATTAAGAGAATTAGTAGGTTTAGGAAATAGGATGCATTCGCACCCATTACACCACTTATTAATTGTAGATGACCTTTTAAAACCTGAAGAAGCAGGAACTTTAAGAGTAGAAGGAATTAAATTAATCCAGAGAATGAGAAAAGCTGGACAGATGCTTGTAGATGTTGCCGGTGGAGAAGGAATTCACCCTCCAAACTTAATGGTTGGTGGAATGAGAACAAACATCACCGAAAGGGCAAAAGCTAAACTCTACTATGCTTGCAGAGAATATGAAAAAGACTGTAATGCGATGTTAGAAGTATTAGAAATGTTAATGGAAAGATACTTGGAAGAAATTGGAATTCCTGATTTAGGTAAACATGATCTCCCATATATTGCTTCAGACACAACCTTTGGTAACAGAGATGCTATCAACTTTAAAGATATAACAGAAGTTACTGCACAAAGATACTATGCAGACTTCCCAGATATTGCACAAACCGCAACAAACCAGATCCCATTCTACAGGGGAAACCCTGCAGAAGGTGGACCTAGAGCAAGAATGATTAAATACGGAAACTTCAAATCTGCCGGTGGAGCAATGGACATTAACCTTGCGAGAGCGATGGAAAACTTTGAAGCTGTTAAACGATCATTGGAACTTATTGATGAATTAAACATTAACGGAACTACAAGAGAAATACCTAACTTCAGTAATGCAAAAGAAGAATACGGTATAGGTGTTCACGAAGCACCAAGGGCCATCAACACCCACATGGCTAAAATGGGTAAAGATGGTAAAATCGAAAAATACAATATCATTGCTGCTTCAACGTGGAACTTCCCAGCTGTTGAAAAAGCTATTGAAGGTTACCACCATCAATATGCGGAAGTAATTATGAGAGCTTACGACATATGAGCTTCATGTGCTACGCACGTCATCGTAAAAGATGAACAGACTAAAAACGTTGTTGAAATAAGAGAATTTTAA
- a CDS encoding transglutaminase-like domain-containing protein, translated as MNLKLKNILYITIVGILAVSALFFVQNNSETFNLSDIFENRGFGETSEKLPKYIFEDSIEMYLSPNELEKVSYLAKSLNGNTIEDSIWNIILWEEDNIEYNHVKAEFPNPEVTYWVTGKKEVSDPYNNTIQSPAETLELGSGICGDYALLTSSLLLKMDYSPIYILTFESEGNAGHATSAVNINGNYYIIDQQPPIIELYNYLDYKKDVEDYKIDNITFYKIELINNSIYFEKDFESVETYDSDSNKYNDITGLSRYLMTYFENNYEIKSDYNIKYLDSMEYLPRSYEKGVTIQYFFEFGGYTPIFEKQYAKWAFDYIKNDMVKSDYNISDYNSIWIRSSYDGEKLILIINLAKK; from the coding sequence ATGAATTTAAAACTGAAAAACATACTTTATATTACAATTGTTGGAATTTTAGCGGTTTCCGCACTATTTTTTGTTCAAAATAACTCTGAAACATTTAATTTATCGGACATTTTTGAAAATAGGGGATTTGGTGAAACTTCTGAAAAACTTCCAAAATATATCTTTGAAGATTCGATTGAAATGTATCTATCCCCAAATGAACTTGAAAAAGTATCTTATTTAGCCAAATCCCTAAATGGCAATACAATTGAAGATTCCATCTGGAATATCATACTTTGGGAAGAAGATAATATTGAATATAACCATGTAAAAGCAGAATTTCCTAACCCTGAAGTTACATACTGGGTAACTGGAAAAAAAGAAGTTTCTGATCCATATAATAATACGATACAGAGTCCTGCTGAAACACTTGAATTAGGATCTGGAATTTGTGGAGATTATGCACTGTTAACTTCTTCATTGCTTTTAAAAATGGATTATTCCCCAATATATATTTTAACATTTGAATCAGAAGGAAATGCAGGTCACGCTACCTCTGCAGTTAATATAAATGGTAATTATTACATTATCGACCAGCAACCGCCAATAATAGAGTTATATAACTATTTAGATTACAAAAAAGACGTTGAAGACTATAAAATAGATAATATCACATTTTACAAAATTGAATTGATAAATAATTCGATTTATTTTGAAAAAGATTTTGAATCTGTTGAAACTTATGATTCAGATTCAAATAAATACAACGACATTACTGGCCTTTCAAGGTACTTGATGACGTATTTTGAAAACAACTATGAAATAAAAAGTGATTACAATATCAAATATCTAGATTCAATGGAATACCTTCCGAGATCTTACGAAAAAGGAGTAACAATTCAGTATTTCTTTGAATTTGGGGGATATACTCCAATTTTTGAAAAACAGTATGCAAAATGGGCATTTGATTACATCAAAAATGACATGGTTAAAAGTGATTATAATATTTCAGACTACAATTCCATCTGGATCCGAAGTTCATACGACGGTGAAAAACTTATATTAATTATAAATCTGGCTAAAAAATAA
- a CDS encoding PspC domain-containing protein yields the protein MKRLYRSDKERMLSGVCGGLAIYFNVDPTLIRLLWVLLFFMNPLMIVVYIIGAIIIPIAPEGVFYDFYEEPEKLEHESEIESKPEE from the coding sequence ATGAAAAGATTATATCGATCAGATAAAGAAAGAATGCTCTCAGGAGTATGCGGGGGACTTGCAATCTATTTCAATGTAGATCCAACCCTTATAAGGCTTTTATGGGTGCTATTATTTTTTATGAACCCACTAATGATTGTTGTATATATCATTGGAGCAATAATTATTCCTATTGCGCCTGAAGGAGTTTTTTACGACTTTTATGAAGAACCTGAAAAGCTAGAACATGAATCTGAAATTGAATCAAAACCGGAAGAATAA
- the frhG gene encoding coenzyme F420 hydrogenase subunit gamma, translating into MVKVAHVQLSSCCGCLVSLADTYEKLLDVLGAIDLVYSQTLADVREVPDDVDIILLEGSVCLSDHHAMEVALDSRKKAKILVALGACAATGNVTRFSKGNQPSKPVHDAFAPLTEVVKCDLAIPGCPPSPESIVAVVLAALNGDMEYLEPYAELAKYGSEACGCDLITKVINKSLCMGCGSCAAACPTRAVSMDAGRPLVDKEICIKCGSCSVQCPRIRFPDLIEKIE; encoded by the coding sequence ATGGTAAAAGTTGCCCACGTGCAATTAAGTAGCTGCTGTGGGTGTCTAGTTTCCCTTGCAGACACCTATGAAAAGCTTTTAGATGTTTTAGGAGCTATAGATTTAGTTTACTCCCAGACTCTTGCTGATGTAAGAGAAGTTCCTGACGATGTAGACATAATCTTACTCGAAGGTAGCGTTTGTTTAAGCGACCACCACGCAATGGAAGTTGCACTTGATTCCAGAAAGAAAGCAAAAATATTAGTTGCTTTAGGGGCTTGTGCTGCTACCGGTAATGTTACAAGATTTTCAAAAGGAAATCAACCATCAAAACCAGTTCATGATGCATTTGCACCATTAACAGAAGTTGTAAAATGTGACTTGGCAATTCCAGGATGTCCACCATCACCAGAATCTATAGTTGCAGTTGTTTTAGCGGCATTAAATGGCGATATGGAATACTTAGAACCCTATGCAGAACTTGCAAAATATGGATCAGAAGCTTGTGGATGCGATTTGATTACAAAAGTAATTAACAAATCACTCTGTATGGGATGCGGTTCATGTGCAGCAGCATGCCCTACAAGAGCAGTATCTATGGATGCAGGAAGACCATTGGTTGACAAGGAAATCTGTATAAAATGTGGCTCATGCTCAGTTCAGTGCCCTAGAATTAGATTCCCTGACTTAATTGAAAAAATAGAATAA
- the rnhB gene encoding ribonuclease HII yields MNEDIKNNLNNSDESNGKIIVGLDEAGRGPVIGPMVIASVKINEKDLPRLDDLGLRDSKQLSKKKREELYTKISEICDVKKVVINPEKIDEQMEIINLNKIELGAFSKLANHFIKENENISIYIDACSSNEQSFSNQFKAKLINKNVEIIAEHKADENYKIVSAASIIAKVTRDNVIEEYKKTFGEIGSGYPSDPKTKKFLKNYVHENKGLPKIARKSWATSKNLLKEIEESKIFQWVK; encoded by the coding sequence ATGAATGAGGATATTAAAAATAATTTAAATAATTCAGACGAATCTAACGGCAAAATAATTGTTGGGCTTGATGAAGCAGGTCGCGGACCGGTAATTGGGCCAATGGTAATTGCTTCGGTAAAAATTAATGAAAAAGATCTTCCCAGGTTAGATGATCTTGGATTAAGGGACAGTAAACAACTTTCGAAAAAAAAGCGTGAAGAGCTTTATACAAAAATAAGCGAGATATGCGATGTTAAAAAAGTTGTCATCAATCCTGAAAAAATTGACGAGCAGATGGAAATTATTAACTTAAACAAGATTGAATTGGGCGCTTTTTCAAAACTTGCAAATCATTTTATTAAGGAAAACGAAAATATATCCATTTATATCGATGCTTGCAGTAGCAACGAACAGTCATTTTCAAACCAATTTAAAGCAAAGCTTATTAACAAAAACGTTGAAATCATTGCTGAACACAAAGCTGATGAAAATTACAAAATAGTATCTGCTGCATCAATTATTGCCAAAGTAACTCGTGATAATGTCATTGAAGAATATAAAAAGACTTTTGGTGAAATTGGAAGCGGATATCCAAGTGATCCAAAAACGAAGAAATTTTTGAAAAATTACGTACACGAAAACAAGGGCCTGCCAAAAATTGCAAGAAAAAGCTGGGCAACTTCAAAAAATCTTTTAAAGGAAATAGAAGAATCTAAAATATTTCAATGGGTGAAATAA
- a CDS encoding MBL fold metallo-hydrolase has product MTIAKFHGGCHQIGKSCVEINTKKSKVLIDCGMDPSDNGLPDINDSDVDAVLVSHAHLDHCGAIPYFNFKKIYCNPPTADLMYNVWKDTVSLSKTYREEDIKKSMDVIKTVNYREEKQVTSDIKMKMYDAGHILGSSSLYLDIDGKKLLYTGDINEIETRTLRAADTDFDNIDTIIIESTYGSPLDIKPARKVLEKQLIDEISETIDNGGKVIIPVFAVGRSQEIIVVINNYMKSGALKEVPIYINGSLTHTTGMYMGYSDWLNPKIKNAIENRINPFGNLIKGGDEVFSREPCIIISTSGMVQGGPVLQYLSLLKNPRNKIILTGYQAEGTIGRSLEEGATEVKPFKRAIPVNGKVVKIEFSAHADYNSLLRFMKKIPQPSKAIVMHGERYQALSLAMTIWKTLKIPALAPSIGSVLPLFD; this is encoded by the coding sequence ATGACAATTGCTAAATTTCACGGTGGCTGCCACCAAATCGGAAAATCTTGCGTAGAAATAAACACTAAAAAATCAAAAGTATTAATTGATTGTGGAATGGACCCTTCAGACAACGGGCTTCCAGACATTAACGACTCAGACGTTGACGCAGTTTTGGTTTCACACGCTCACTTAGACCACTGCGGTGCAATACCTTATTTTAACTTTAAAAAAATATACTGTAACCCCCCAACTGCGGATTTAATGTACAATGTATGGAAAGATACAGTAAGCCTTTCAAAAACGTACAGGGAAGAAGATATTAAAAAATCAATGGACGTAATCAAAACTGTAAACTACAGAGAAGAAAAACAAGTTACTTCAGACATTAAAATGAAAATGTACGATGCAGGACACATTTTAGGAAGTTCTTCTCTTTATTTGGATATCGATGGAAAAAAATTACTCTATACTGGAGATATCAACGAAATTGAAACAAGAACTCTTCGTGCAGCAGATACTGACTTTGATAATATTGATACAATAATTATTGAATCTACTTACGGATCCCCACTTGATATAAAACCTGCGAGAAAAGTTTTAGAAAAACAGCTTATCGATGAAATCTCTGAAACTATCGACAACGGTGGAAAAGTAATTATTCCAGTTTTTGCAGTTGGAAGATCTCAAGAAATCATTGTTGTAATTAACAACTACATGAAAAGCGGTGCTTTAAAAGAAGTTCCAATCTACATTAATGGATCTTTAACACACACTACTGGAATGTACATGGGATATTCAGACTGGTTAAATCCAAAAATAAAAAATGCAATTGAAAACAGGATCAATCCATTTGGAAACCTCATAAAAGGTGGAGATGAAGTTTTCAGTAGAGAACCATGTATTATTATTTCAACATCTGGAATGGTTCAAGGAGGCCCAGTACTTCAATACCTTTCACTGTTAAAAAATCCAAGAAACAAGATTATTTTGACAGGATATCAAGCTGAAGGAACAATTGGAAGAAGCCTTGAAGAAGGTGCTACAGAAGTAAAACCATTTAAAAGAGCAATTCCTGTAAATGGAAAAGTTGTAAAAATCGAGTTTTCTGCTCACGCAGATTACAATTCGTTACTTCGGTTTATGAAAAAGATACCTCAACCAAGTAAAGCGATTGTAATGCACGGGGAAAGATACCAAGCACTCTCTCTTGCAATGACAATCTGGAAAACCCTAAAAATTCCTGCACTTGCACCATCTATCGGTAGTGTTTTACCTTTATTTGATTAA